tattactaaatgtagaaatgtgttatttttttaaaactgacTAAAAAGAGTGTAATATAAGTTGGGACGGATGTAGTACCTATTTTGGGCTTAattaatccgaatttaagttgAAAATTTCCCATTATAAGGTAAAACTTTCAGGATCCAAACCCAAAGGTTTAATTGATGATAGGAAAGTAGTTGCTATTCTACCATAACTTTTAATAGTGTTATTTAATTCATTAAATGTGACGCTTAGTCGATAGTAGTGGAggaataatttttatataaaatttaacattATAGGTGTAATGTTtgatctcatttttcattttcatataaaaatttaatattatcgTATAATATTTGATTTTAATTTCACTACTAAGTGATGTGTAAATCtacttattattttatttgcgATAAAATGTTGAATAAAAATATGACACTTAGTAATGAATGGTCTAAAACAATGACTAAATTCATCTATTATGTAGTAACTAATATTTAAAtctactaaaataaatatatttagaaatatacatttatgtaataattttttGGTATAACAAATCAATATCCAAAACTAAACAATTATTACATCACAGTCTCAACTTACAAGTTCTCGCATTTCAATCTTTATGCATTACTTGCTTTTAAACAAAATGACCCCCAATGTGGAGAGAATTAGGAAATAAGATGGTAGGAAATTTTGTTCTACCTAAGAGAATTATATCCCTccaatatacatattttatttcttttttgcttttatcataatcaatcaaataaaaattatttttttctattttttgaataattatgGTATTCATACAAACTTGCGTGCAACTTATTAACTGTGTACCGCTACAATTATATTGCCCTGCTAAATTTCTTGAGAATTAAGGttgatcaaaatatttaaatattgaTTAAAGTAAGTCGTATAGAGTAATGGTTAATTCCTCTTCAATTACGACTAGCTTGTTTCTAACTTTTCAACAAAACGGTAGACCCAACATGTTCAGTAGACAAGTCGACATTAATACTATAATACTATGTTTAGTTTCGTTATATAAGGGCTTTGTTTCCAATTAGGGATTACATGGGGAATGTAACGTTTCCAACTATAGTGGATAAAACGGTCAATTTGCTTGCCCATATTGGTTGAACATTTTACCGGTCATTTTAGAAAATGAGAATGTGagatatttgtaaataaaaatcaattttgtttaattttctatttggtagaaactatttttcttataaaaGTTTTTTACGGGAACATTTTTAATGTTTTACAAAAACCACTTTTTTTGTCTTCCATAAATTAAACAAGCATAACACcttattaattcatttctttcttaatccTTCCTCCTTCTTTTTGATTTCCCTTCTCTTGTTTCCATACAAGACGTTAATATCAGGTTTAGTTCCGTTATGGAAAAGACTTTGTTTCCAAATAGGGATCACATTGGTTAGAACGTAACATCTCTAACTTATGTTTCAGTAGTGGACAAACCAATCAATCTACCTGCGCCTATTTAATTTGATCGTTTTACCACTCTTCATAAGAAACAAGAATGTGAACTATTCATAAATAAAGAACATTTACTAATGATAAAGTCATTTTTTTCCTATTAAGTAGGAATTATTTTTTATAGGAAAATATTTAATGTCATactaaaatcacttttttttcttcataagaaCAAAACAAAGGAACATAACAccttattatttaatttatttcctactcttttccccttcttttttgattttcctTCCCTTCCGATCAATTTCGTTTACTAATGATAATGTCATTTTTTCCTATTTAGTGGAATTTACTTTCgtagaaaaatatttaatgtCATACCGGTACTAAAAccacttctttttttcaaaataaaaaaggatcatagcaccttattatttcatttccttccCCTTCTATTTTagatatttgtaaataaaaaatcaatttcgtTTACTAATGATAAAGTAATTGTCCCTGTTCAGTGAGAATTAATATTTTATaggaaaatatttaattatcatACTAAAACCATTTCTCTTCCATAACAGCAAATAAAGGAACATGACAccttattatttaatttctttccaattcttttcCCTTCTCTTGTTTCCGTGCAAAAGgtttcttttcatttcctttccaGCCCAAAAAATACAGTATAGTAGCTTAATTAAACCACTCTACCCCAACCCCCGCTCTTTTCTATCTACCCCCTAAACACCTGACTGATTTAATCATTTTACAACTCATTCTAAGAAACGAAAAcgtaaatatttataaataaagcTCAATTTCATTTACTAATAATgaagtcattttttttcctatttagtggaattttttttatacaaaagaTGTTCTTATAGAAAATATTTAATGCAATACTAAAACTACTactacttcttctttttttttttttacataaaaacaaaacaaaggaaCATTGCAccttattatttaatttctttccaattcttttcCCTTCTCTTGTTTCCGTGCAAAAGgtttcttttcatttcctttccaACCCAAAAAATACAATATAGTAACTTAGTTAAACCACTCTACCCCAACCCTCACTCTTTTCTGTCTACCCCCTAAACACCTAATTGATTTAATCATTTTACAGCTCATTCTAAGAAACGAAATcgtaaatatttataaataaagcTCAATTTCATTTACTAATAATAAAgtcatttttttcctatttagtggaatttttttttatacaaaagaTGTTCTTATAGAAAATATTTAATGCAATACTAAAACTACtactacttcttcttcttttttttttccataaaaacaaaacaaaggaaCATTACaccttattatttcatttctttcctattaatttccccttcttttttatttccctTTCCTTGTTTCCATGCAAAGGTTCACTACTGGATAAAACAGTTAATTTAGTTGTGCCTATTTAGTTTGATCGTCTTACCGCTCATTCTAAGAAAATGGAACGTGAcatataagtaaataaatatcaaTTTTGTTTCTTAATGATAAAGTCAATTTTTTCTATTTAGTGAgaacatatttattttttatagaaaaaatatTCAATGTCATCTTGAAAcgttattattttaatttctttcatattcttttccccttcttttttatttgatttccCTTCTCTTGTTTCTATAGAAAGGTTTCTTTTCACTTCCTTTCCTACATTTCCAAGCAAAAAATACAATAGTAAGTAAACTAGTTAAATCACCATTTTATCCTACTTAATAatcattattaaaaatattttaaagatttaaggtgaaaatattattttttagaataatATTCAATGTCATACTAAAACCACATTTTTATTccataaaaacaaaataaaggaacATAACACCttattatttcaatttctttcctattcttttcccctttttctttggaTTTGTTTCCATATAAAGgtaccttttccttttttacctttccaaacccaaaaaaatagaatataagTAAATAATAAATTAGTTTCCATGCCAAGGTTTAGTAGTGGATGAAACGGTTAATTTACATGCGCATATGATTTGATCGTTTTACCGCTAATTCTAAAAAAACAAGAATGTgatatatttgtaaataaatatcaattttatttcctaacgataaaatcatttttttcctatttagtgggaaatatttatttttataagaaaatattcaATGTCATACTAAAACCTTAATATAATATTTCAATTTCTTTCCATACAAAggttccttttttcctttctacctttccaagaaaaaaaaaatatagtaaataataattagttaaaataatagaatataggagtattatttaatttctttccaATTCGTTGTTTCCATACAAAGgttcctttttcatttccaactttccaagcaaaaaaaatagaatGTAGTAAAATTAGTTAAACCACCCTGCCCCAACTATTATGGCTCTACCCTTGTAAACCCTAATGATTTAAACGCACACTTTCTGCTCTCCTCAGCACACTCTCCCAGTTTCTTTTGCGCTGTATCTGTCCGCaacctctctcttttctcttctccatATATTTATAAACCCTAGAAAGGGGGAATTGATTAAATATCCCTTTCGTTATCTTTCTAGGGTTTATATTATCCTTTGTTGTAATGGATCATCAGAACCTTGCTGTTATTCTTCGTGCTGCTTTGAGTCCTAATCCTGATGAACGTAAAGCTGCTGAACTCAGTCTCAATCAGGTACTTATAATTTCATTAAACTAAGTagtattaatgttgaattttaaCTGAATTTTATTGGATTTGCTGTTTTGATTGAATTATGAGTAGTACTATGTGGTTATTTAATTTGCTTATGAAAGTATTAGTGTTGATATAATTTGCTTATGGAAGTTAGTGTTGAATTTTGAGTTGACTGAGAAAAAACTGAATTTGATTGGATTTGCTGTTTTGATTGAATTATGTGTAGTATTATGCAGGTATAGTTTGCTTATGCaagtattagtgttgaattttaAGTGAATTTGATTGGATTTGCTGTTTTGATTGAATTGTAAGTAGTACTAATTTGCTTATGAaagtattagtgttgaattttaACTGAATTTAATCGGATTTGTTGTTATGATTGAATTATGATTAAATCTCTGTCGTTATTTAATTTGCTTATGAAAGTATTAGTTAAGTTGCGTTAGAATAAACTGAATTTGATCGGATTTATTGGCTTGATTGAATTATGTGTAGTACTATGCAGGTATAATTTGCTTATGAACgtattagtgttgaattttaagttgATTGAGAATAAAATGgatttgttgttattatgattgaaTTATGATTAAATCCATGTCGTTATTTAATTTAAAGCTGCTGAAGACAGTCGTAATCAGGTTTAATTTGCTTATAAAAGCATTAGTATTGAGTTTTGATCAGATTTGTTGGTATGATTGAATTATGAGTAGTACTCTGTGGTTAGTAAATTTGCATCGAACATACTTATCAGAAAGTAGTTTTGGACCTGAATTATggattttttcattttgttattgTTGGAATGGGGTGttgagaaattgttggattgagTTTTAATGGGATTGGATTTGTGGTGTTGGAGTTGCAAATAAATTTTCTGTATTGAGTAGACTATTTAATTTATGGCAATATATGGCCGGTTTCAAGTTGGATTTGTTACTTTTGACTCAAGTGTTCTCGTTATATTTGATAATTAATGAAGAAATATATTTGAATTCTCCATTTATCAACCATTAAAAAGAAACTGGGTTTCTTAATTGTGCTGATAGTGAATTGTTTTGTACTTTGATATGTGTATGTACTCTGAGATGTGTATGTATAGGATCTGACTTTTAGTTCTGCGCGTTTATCTAAGATTGCGGTGCTTATTTTAGCTGTTTGTGATTATTGAATTTGAATCCTCTTTGTCCTCCTGGATTACAAGCTCACGGTTGACATTATAGGATGTGAAATCGCAGCACTTGAATTTTAGGGAATAAATATGTGGATATTGGTTTAATTTTGTATATTCCTGAGTGCATCTGTATTTGCAGTTTCAGCATACCCCGCAGCATCTTGTGAGATTGCTGCAAATCATAGTAGATGGGTCTTGCGACATGGCAGTCCGACAGGTGGCTAGCATTCATTTTAAGAACTTCGTTGCAAAGAACTGGTGCCCTCATGATCCTGGTAATgaccttattatatatatatatatatatatatatatatatatatatatatacccccaCAAAcgagaaaagaggaaaaagacaGATTTTCTATATGGAATAAATTGtcaaaatatatacttcatgataTTTTCATTAGCGGTTGGATAAATTTGGTATTTACGGAGAAATTCGTGTTGATGTAGCTGAGCAATCAAAAATTATGCCAAGTGACAAGGAATTGGTGAGGCAaaatattctcatatttattgCGCAAGTTCCTTCATTGCTGAGGTATGATTTCTTATCTGTACATATTGTAATGTGTTTCGAATGGAAATCCTATTTGATAAAACAAATTGTTGATAATCATTTTCTTTTACTACTTTTTAACACTGGACTCTCATATAAGTAGACAATTTTGTTATTGTGAACAGGGTACAGTTGGGGGAATGCCTTAAGACAATGATACATGCAGACTACCCGGAGCAGTGGCCAACACTTCTGCCCTGGGTAAAGCATAATCTGCAGGATCAGCAAGTTTATGGTGCTTTGTTTGTTCTGAGAATTCTCTCTAGGaaatatgagtaagttgttgatTTAGAATGATGCTTTTCTTGACAAGTTCTATTTTCTTCGTTTTGGCTACTCCAGAAATTGTTTCTATGCGTTGTGCTTTACGTTCGTCTGCTGATTCATGACCAGTGAATTTTGCGCTACAGGAAATGCTTTTCATGTACTTGAACTCTTGAGTTTGTACTTCAGGAATAATGTCTGTTTTCAACACCAAAAAGGATATAATGCATAGAGGTATTTTTATGCATGTTAATGCATCTGCAAAAGGGTCCAAAAACTTTTTGCTCTTATAACACTCCATGATAATTTACCTGCGCTGTCGTGAAAACGTTATTAGTTGTGGCCGCAGACTGTCTTAATAAAACAGACCTTTAGGTTTTGAGTATAATGAGTGTGTCAATGGTTCACATTTTTCAATGCCTTAAAACTCTTTTACGAAATTAAAACACGGCCGCAGACTGTCTTAATAAAACAGGCCTTTAGGTTTTGAGTATAATGAATGTGTAAAACACGGTGTGAGAGATTGAGAGCTCATCCAAcatctttttccccttttgatCGTGCCGTGGGGGGGCTCATCTTTGCAGGCACTTTATAATCCCCAAGTTCTACATCTGTATTTATTATATAGTGTCCCCCGTCCCAGGGCTTTGGTTTAGTGGTAAGATCGTAACATGTCATGGGTGGGTTAGCCACAGATTACGGGTCTGACACTCTGCATACAAAAgcctggtatttaagtggaaaAAAGTAGAGGAGTAGGTCCATGATCCCCCGAGTTCCAAACCATGCGCCACTGGTCCTTGGGGATTTCTGGGtattaaaaaaatgtattatataGTGTCTCTGAGTTCTCAGCATTTGGATGAACAGTAGTAAAGTGCAGGGATATCCTTCCATCTGTTTTGCAATGAAGAAACACTGTTGAATGGCTTTGTTATCTATGAATCTTCATTCTTCTGCCTTAGATCACCTGGATGGTGAAACTCCATTATAACTTCTTCTGTGTGCTCATGTCTTTTCTCTATTACCAGATTCAAATCAGACGAGGAGAGAACACCTGTTTATCACGTTGTTGAGGAAACTTTTCCGAGTCTTCTCAACATATTTAACAGACTTGTTCAGATAGCAAATCCGTCAATTGAAGTAGCAGACTTGATCAAGCTCATTTGCAAAATATTCtggtcatccatatatgtatgttttctttgaACGTTTTTATTTTGGTTATCTTATAAGGTTACATGTCCCGATGAGGGTTGTTGTTTCTAATTATTTAGCTAAACCCTTTAAAGAAGTGTTTGGTGTGTCTAGCAAGTTTCTGCCTGTTTGCCTACTTGTCTTCTGttagtattttcaaatattCTTGATCTGGCAAATAATTCATAGAATTGACCAGGATAATGAAAGCTGTCCCCCCTGATCTTCAGTTTCAATGCTGATAATATAACtccttaaaaaaagaaaaagaaaaaatctgaTCACACAACTGAATTTGTGTATGCAactccttaccttttccatgtCAAAACTCTTTTCCAGTTGGAGATTCCGAAGCAGTTGTTTGATCCAAGTGTGTTCAATGCCTGGATGGTTCTTTTCTTGAATATGTTGGAGAGGCCTGTCCCTGTGGAAGGCCAACCAACTGATCCAGAGCTAAGGAAATCATGGGGATGGTGGAAGGTGAAAAAGTGGACAGTCCATATATTAAATCGACTTTACACCCGGTAAATTGATACCCTTATGCTTATTTGGTTCTGATCAATTATGGCTTGCTTCTAGTATTGATCtcaccttttttgtttttttccagGTTTGGAGATTTAAAACTTCAAAACCCAGACAACAAAGCTTTTGCTCAAATGTTTCAGAAGGGTTATGCGGGGAAAATTTTGGAGTGTCACCTTAATCTATTGAATGTTATACGTGCTGGTGGTTACTTGCCGGATAGGGTGATCAACCTCATTTTGCAATACCTAAGCAATAGGTTTGTGCAACTACTTTGTTTACGAATGTCACATATACTAATCTGTAAATACTTCCTGAATTATTTCCTTCGGAAAATCTGTTTATACGTAGTAGGCAAAGCATGGACTTGAGTTTTAGTAAGTTGAGAAGACTTCTtggattttctttttgttgtgaGTTGTATCGATAGCTTTACAATACTACAATTTTGTTTAGTGGATTAAAGTTGGATGCTCTAATGTGGATTTAATGAGACAAAAAGTAAGGTACTTTGATAGAGTACTGCTCATTTGTAATTGAGAAAAGACTTTTCGTTTTAGGCTTCTAGTGGTGACCAGAGAGTGAGTGCTTGATCAGTGACAATGCAGCTTGAAATGGGTAAAGCATTATAAAGGACTTCGGTCCTCATTTCTCTCTCTCAATGACCCATGAAGAGGTAGTAGGCCTATGCAGAAATACTGTAGATTAATAGCATAGAAGTGGGTTCTTGCCGAGAAATTAACAGATTTTGGACGCCTCAGTTTTGAGTGAGATTGTTCAATATGATGTGTCTTGCAGTTTTTTGAGTGGAAGATGAACATGAATCTCGGTCTTCTGTGAAGAAAAATGACTGGACTTAAGGCCTTACTTTTTAGATAGTGATAATCTTTTCTACAGGTCCTCTAGCTGCTTTACTTCCTCTGCTACTTTGCTTTGTTTCTCTAGGTTGCTTCTATCGGTAGGTTTCTAATAAGCCGTAGTGAGTGATATTAGGCCCTGGTTTTGATTTCAACTGCTGATTAATGATTGACTGCAATATATGTTAACTTTTTCTGCCTCTCTATTTTGTCTATATCAGGCACTATTAGCCGAATCTCTTtccttctccaagcttctagaTTACGGTTTGGTAACTGAAATGCACTCTATTATTTCTACATCTTTCTGGATACTTAGTTACTTTACTTTGTACTGTACAGTATCTCAAAGAGCAACATGTATAGCTTGTTGCAACCCAGACTTGATGTTGTTCTTTTCGAGGTCATCTTTCCGCTTATGTGCTTCAGTGATAATGATCAAAAGCTTTGGGAGGAGGATCCTCATGAATATGTGAGGAAGGGTTATGGTAATTGATATGTCATTCGCTATTACGTATATTGCTGTCCTTCCACTCAGCTGAGTTCTCAGCAATTTAAGATTAACATTCCTCTTTATAATTCTGCAGATATAATTGAGGATTTATATAGTCCCAGAACTGCTGCAATGGATTTTGTGAGCGAGTTAGTAAGAAAGCGTGGTAAAGAGAACCTTCAAAAATTTATACTCTTCATTGTTGAGATTTTTAAGAGGTATCTTTCAACGTTAATTCACATGGTGTCACTCATGTTAAGCTCGTTTTATGATAACAAAATTCTTGAGTGCGtgttttgtattttattttcttagatATGAGGAGGCAGCCCCAGAATACAAGCCCTATAGGCAGAAAGATGGCGCTCTTCTTGCAATAGGAGCTCTATGCGATAAATTGAAACAAACTGAACCATACAAATCAGAGCTTGAACGTATGCTTGTGCAACATGTTTTCCCTGAATTTAGCAGTCCTGTGGGTCATCTTCGAGCCAAGGTGTGTTGGACTGTGTATTTGGTCTTTGTTAATTTGCATTTTATATGCTCAGCTACTGACTATTGGTTTATGCTGTCTAATGATTTCCTTTGGGTTTTCTTTCAGAGGATTAATGAGGCAAAATACTGAATTATGTAACATACTTTTTTTTGTTCACCTTTCCTCTTATCATCGGAAGACTTTTAAttctattaagtgatattttgtATGTAGTAGCTGCAAATATCAACACTTTGTACCTTTAATTTGAAATTGCTATTTCAAGAAGCTTCCTGGCTCATTGAACTCTTGTAGATTTTCAATCCAGTCTACCCCAAAGGCTGTTTGTTTTGATATTGTTAAAGCCATATGTTCTCACTAATCTTTTACCAATAACTGGAGGAAGATTGCTTGCTAACTCATTCCTCGTTTCTAAAAATAAGTTGTATCTTTCCTGTGCAACTGGAGGTTTCTTCTTTTCTGTTAGATCCTTACCAATTCTTCAGCAATCTTCAAATACTGCATCCATTCACTTCTTTATTCCTGTTGGTTTTATTGATAGTTATTGTTGCAAAGAACAATGTTTTCCTATTATGGGGGAGCATATAGAGCAATTTGTCGGTGcctctttgttttttttaaaaaaattttttcttcCTGTTTTCATAACTTCGGATCTTCAAAATTAATCTGATACAGCATCATCATTGCCAATGTTTTATCTTTCTATCGCTGCAGGCAGCATGGGTTGCAGGACAGTATGCCCATGTTAACTTTTCAGATCCAAACAACTTCCGCAAGGCATTACACAGTGTTGTGACTGGAATGCGTGATCCTGACCTACCTGTTCGCGTTGATTCTGTTTTCGCTTTACGTTCATTTGTTGAAGCCTGTAGAGGTAAACATATACTTGACATTTTGGTATCTTCATATACATTAATCCTGCTTACACTTCTCATTTTTGTTTGTACCTGCAGATTTGAATGAAATCCGGCCCATTCTTCCGCAATTACTTGATGGTACTTGCAAGATTCTTTGCCATTTATATTGCTAATGAGCATCAACTGATGATATTTTTGTTTAACAATCCTTTTCATATCAATTGCGTTCAGAATTTTTCAAACTTATGAATGAAGTCGAGAATGAAGATCTTGTGTTTACGCTTGAGACTATCGTGGACAAGTTTGGTGAGGAGATGGCTCCTTATGCTCTTGGGTTATGCCAGAATTTGGTGAGAATATTTGTTATCAGAGCGCTTTTGAATGCATAGAATATCTGCTTCACCAAAATCTAATGAGTTGCTTTTTAGGCTGCtgcattttggaaatgcattaaCATGGCGGAAGCAGAGGAAGAAGCCGATGATCCTGGAGCTCTTGCTGCAGTTGGCTGTTTACGTGCCATTAGCACAATACTTGAGTCAGTGAGCCGGCTTCCACACCTTTTCATTCACATTGAGCCAACACTCCTGCCAATAATGCGTAGGATGTTGACTACGGATGGACAAGGTGCTTTTTCTGTTTGATTgttaaaagatattttattgAGACAAGGTCCTTTAATTCTTCACCTATCCAAATAAGGGTGCTTTATTCTTCTGTTAGCTTGTTGCCTTTTGTTAGTAAGACAATCATTTAGTTGAAGTTCGCAGTTTCTCAACCCATGTGGTATCAAATTGAGTGACACTTCTACATGGTATAAACTATAATGGACCCAGTCCATCTGTCTTGAAATACATTGCTGCATTATCCAATTCTCATTATCCAAACTTCATACTTTCTTGtggaaggaaaagaaatgtaATGTAAAATATGGGCAAGGAAAACAGAGGAGAAAGTGTAAGGAGTTCATTCATTTCCTTTGTTTGAGGAAGGCAAAGAGTCATTGAGATGTGATATGCTTTTCTGCTGTTGTTAATTAGGTGATAGACCAAGATAAGAGCCATattgttccttttgttttttcaaacttctttcctcttcttctgtactacaaagaagaaaaagcaaAGGGGGTTTTCTTTCATGCAGTTTGCCTAGAAAACATTTTTGAAGTGTTAAGCTGCAGAAAGACTGGGTGGATCATTTTAAAGTAATTCGTCAGTCTGATTAGCGATCTAATGTTTGGTAAAAACTCCTACTTCCTTCGTGAAGGATGGAATATGACAGGTGAACTTCTTGTGGTAAAGTGCACAACTAAAAGTAAGCTGTAGCATAAAATATCAGCTAGCTTCATTGCTAGTGTATCTATTTGGACGGGAACAATTATCTTTTGTTATTTCCATCTGTGTTCATTGAAGTATTAGAAAAAACGTGTTGAATGCAATCTTGCAATCTCGTCCAAAGTCAGCATGGTTTATATATTTGCAAGATGTATTAGTTGAACTATGCATCCTGATCTTAAAATAAGCTGGATGTGTCGcatttttcttggaaaacaatGTGTTTCTCTTATAACCACCAATTGTTCTTCCTGCAGAGGTCTTTGAAGAGGTTTTGGAGATAGTTTCATATATGACTTTTTTTTCGCCAACAATATCCATGGAAATGTGGAGTCTTTGGCCATTGATGATGGAGGCGCTAGCAGACTGGGCTATTGACTTCTTTCCAAGTATGTGTAGACATTTTAATGTTTCTGTTGGGAAAATGCCGTTATCAAATAGGGTTAGTTTGTACAAATATTTGCTGCTTCTAATGCCTTC
This portion of the Lycium ferocissimum isolate CSIRO_LF1 chromosome 1, AGI_CSIRO_Lferr_CH_V1, whole genome shotgun sequence genome encodes:
- the LOC132031152 gene encoding importin beta-like SAD2, with amino-acid sequence MDHQNLAVILRAALSPNPDERKAAELSLNQFQHTPQHLVRLLQIIVDGSCDMAVRQVASIHFKNFVAKNWCPHDPAEQSKIMPSDKELVRQNILIFIAQVPSLLRVQLGECLKTMIHADYPEQWPTLLPWVKHNLQDQQVYGALFVLRILSRKYEFKSDEERTPVYHVVEETFPSLLNIFNRLVQIANPSIEVADLIKLICKIFWSSIYLEIPKQLFDPSVFNAWMVLFLNMLERPVPVEGQPTDPELRKSWGWWKVKKWTVHILNRLYTRFGDLKLQNPDNKAFAQMFQKGYAGKILECHLNLLNVIRAGGYLPDRVINLILQYLSNSISKSNMYSLLQPRLDVVLFEVIFPLMCFSDNDQKLWEEDPHEYVRKGYDIIEDLYSPRTAAMDFVSELVRKRGKENLQKFILFIVEIFKRYEEAAPEYKPYRQKDGALLAIGALCDKLKQTEPYKSELERMLVQHVFPEFSSPVGHLRAKAAWVAGQYAHVNFSDPNNFRKALHSVVTGMRDPDLPVRVDSVFALRSFVEACRDLNEIRPILPQLLDEFFKLMNEVENEDLVFTLETIVDKFGEEMAPYALGLCQNLAAAFWKCINMAEAEEEADDPGALAAVGCLRAISTILESVSRLPHLFIHIEPTLLPIMRRMLTTDGQEVFEEVLEIVSYMTFFSPTISMEMWSLWPLMMEALADWAIDFFPNILVPLDNYISRSTAHFLTCKDPDYQQSLWNMISSVMGDKNLEDGDIEPAPKLIQVVFQHCKGQVDHWVEPYIRITIERLRRADKPYLKCLLVQVIADALYYNAPLTLNILQKLGIAAEVFNLWFQMLGQTKKSGARVNFKREHDKKVCCLGLTSLLPLPVDQLPGEALERVFKATLDLLVAYKDQVAEAAKEDEAEDDDDMNGLQSDEDDDEEGSDKEMGDDVEEGDEAESIRLQKLAAQAKAFRSHDEDDDDDSDDDFSDDDEELQSPLDDVDPFIFFVETIKAMQASDPLRFQSLTQTLDFRYQALANGVAQHAEQRRVEIEKEKMEKASATVAS